The region CGATCATGGTCAGGGCGATATGGGACAAACAGGCAATATCGGCTTCCCCAATTGAGCCTCTTTCGGGCACCACCGGTGTCACTTCCTTGTTGAGCATATCCCGGTACATTACGGCGATAGCCGGACTCATGCCCGTGTTTCCCAACAAAAGCGTGTTCAACCGGATTACCATCATGGCCCTGACCTCCGCCAGCGTGGCCTCAGGTCCCACGGCTACGCAGTGCGACCTGACCAGGCTGACGTTATATTCATTGTAGTAAGCGGCTTCAACTTTTTTATCCTTATTTGCTCCGACCCCGGTAGTAAAACCGTATACAGGAATATTGCTCTCCGCCAGCCGGTATACAAATTCCCGCGATTTTTCACAAGTTGCCTGCGCCTCAGGATGAAACTCCACCTTGGCATTGTGACGGGCCACCCGGACCACTTCTTCAATGGTTAAAGTCTTACCTGTTAAAACAACCACATCTTCTTTCATTGTTTCTTGTACGCACCTCTTTTGCCATCTGTTACACTACTGTTGTAGCATGCAAAATTTATACCAACGCTGGTTTTTCATCGTAAATAACAACAAAAATTCATTGTTTTTGTCAATTTTCACTAGGGAAGAGTTAGGTCACTGTCAGTATCACTGCAAAAATTCACAAAATCGCAATAAATAGTTGCGCAATAAAATCTTGCATTATAAAATTATAAGAAATAACGGAAGGCCGGAGGCACTCTATGCGCGATTGGGAAGATAGGCTTTTGTTCCTGGAAACTATGACCGGATATATCCAGGATGCCTTATATGTTATTGATAAGCATGGCAATGAACTATTCTACAATAATAAAATTGAACGGTTCGAACCGGCTCACCGCCAAAATATGCTGGCCGAATTACTGGCGGTATTTAAAAGTGGCCAACCGGTCCTGGATAAGTATCAAAAGTATATGACGGTCGATCACCGGGAAGTGCATATGCTGTCCAGTTTTGTTCCGATTAAGCGCAATGGTGAAATTATCGCTGTTTGTTCGATAAATAAAAATATAACCGAAATGGCGAATTTACTCAATAAAGTAATCGACCTTCAAGGACAGTTGCAGCACCATACGCAGACAGCTAAGCAATCCGGAACCGGCGCTACTTATACTTTCAGCGACATCTTGGGTACCAGCAGCCAAATACAGGCAGTAATTGACAAAGCCAAAAAAGCGGCACTCGGCTGTGCCCCGGTGTTGCTAACAGGTGAAACCGGCACAGGTAAAGAATTATTTGCCCAAAGTATCCACAATTACGGTCAAGCTGCTGCCGAACCGTTTGTAGCGGTAAACTGCGCGGCAATTCCTGAAACTCTGCTGGAAGGAATCATATTTGGCACAGTCAAAGGAGCTTTTACCGGCGCCGAGAACACCCCCGGACTATTGGAACAGGCAGGCGGCGGTACCCTCTTTTTGGATGAAGTTAACAGCATGAGTCTAGTTTTGCAGTCTAAACTCTTAAGAGCACTGGAAGAAAAGCGGGTCCGCAGGCTGGGCGACCGTAAGGAAATTCCCATTTACTGCCGGATCATAAGCGCAACCAATGTTGATTGCCGGACACTGTTACGTGAAGGCAAAATGCGCGAAGACTTTTATTACCGGATTGCTGTTGTCAATCTAACCATTCCTCCCCTGCGCGAGCGGTCAGAAGACGTGCTGCTGCTGGCAGAAAATTTATTAAAACGGTTTAATAAAATTTATGGAAAACGTATTACCTCCCTGGCACCGGAAGTAGCAAGCATCTTTGCTGCGCATAAATGGCCGGGTAACGTCCGGGAGCTGTATCACGTTCTGGAATATGCGGTAAGCTTTGGCGACAATGAAACAGTTTTAACACCTAACCACTTGCCGGATTACCTACGCAACTTCTACTCCCCGCCCCAATACTTCAGCCCGCCGGCAAACTTACCCATGTCCGCGTTACCCGATATCCTTGCCGCTACGGAAAAACGTCTCATTCTTAATGCCCTTGCCCTCCATAAAGGCAATATTACGAAAGCTGCCGAAACCCTGGGAATACACCGGCAAAACCTGCAAGCCCGCATGAAAAAATTGAATATCCTCAAGAAAGTAAATTTTTTCGAAGCGTCATCGTGCGAGTCCGAATTTTAAGAGCCAATGGGGCTGCTTGCGCAGCATACCCATTGGCTCTTTTACCAGTCCACCGTCTTGAATCTTCAAACCGAAGCATTTATAGTTGTTGTAAATTTTTGTTGGAAATATTATCCAAAATATTGATTTCGTAGCAATCCCCCAGTTTGGCGAAAACCTCCCGCCCCTGCCGGCAATATTCTTCGACTGAAAGCGGCAGATACTCTGCAAATACCTGCCGGGCCTGCCGGTCAATTTCCATAACACTCCTAATTTCCGCTTTAGCCCGTAAGACCATCCCTCGTTGCCCAATGTCTTTGAGCCTTGCTACACAATCATCGGCTGTTTGCAGCTTTTCCAGCGCTTCGTACATTCTGCCGTTCTTTACTGCCAAAAGCGCCAATAAGCTGTTTAAAGTGGCATATCCCCACCGGACTCCCAGCCATTCGTACATTTTAACGGCCTCAGTCAAATAGTGTTCAGCATTCCCGTACTCACTCATTTCAAAAGCCGCGTGACCGGCATTAGTGTAAAACAGGGCCAGCCCTTTGTAAATATTTTTCTTCAGACACAGCTCGATAGCCTGTTCATAATATTCAATGGCCTCACCAAATTTTTTCTCAAAGCGTCGTAAGTCGCCAATATAGTTATACGCGGCCGCAATGCTTAATGTATAGTTATTACGGTTGTCCTCGATTTTTTTAAATAACGCAATAGATTTACGATAATATTCTTCCGCCTGGGCATACTCCAGTTTAATAGCGTAAGCCACCCCCAGAAACCGTAGTGCTGTTGCCAGTTTTTCCTTCAAACTGTATTTCCGGGCAATATCAATTATTTTTTTGGCAAACTTTTCAATAATGGGAGCCTTGTTATTCCGGATACCATAATACACAATCTGCTGATAGCCTTTGGCCACATACTCGTAGTCGCCAATTCCGGCAGCAAGGTCAATCATCGAATGTATTATATGTATCCCTTTACGGTGTTCGTCCTGACAAATATAATACCGCCCCAGCATATCCAAATAGGCTGCCTCAAAATAACTTAGCCTGTCGGAAGTACCTTCTGTCTCTTTGATACCGTCGATAATGCCGCCCACTTCCTGCAGATATTTCGCAGCCTGATGCTGACCCATGCATAAATTACCACCGGCGTAGAGATAATTGTCGCTGATGTGCGGAAATAGTTCATGACTTACATACGAGTAGCCCTCAGCTATTTTAATTGTATACTCCAAAACCTTAAGTTTGTTACCTGAGTGGGAAAAGTGGTACAAAAGCGCGGAGTACAAGGCTCTGTCCCGAAAATCATTTTTCAGCTCAGCTTCCATCATCATGCCGATTTTGTCATGCAACACCCGGCGCCGCGCAAGCGAAAGCTGCGAATAGACAAAATCCCGGATTTTGCCATGATAAAACCGGTAGGCAATTTTATCCGACTTGGGGTCGACAACTTCCACCAATAGATTTTTTTCCTGAAGTTCTTCCAGCGCTTCCACCAGTTCTAACTCGCTTAAGCCACACAAGGACAATACCTGCTTACTATTGACCTCATCAAAAAAAACCGAGGCGATGTTCAGGATTAGCCGTCCTTTCTCCGAAACAACGGATACCCTGTCCCGCAGGATGCTCTGAATGCGGGACGATATGATGTCAATATTCCGGCCTTCCTGAAGCAAATTAAAATACTCAACCAAAAACAAGGCATTTCCCTCAGTATATTCATACAAAGAGCGCAGCAACTGGGGCGTAACTTTATCCGGCGGCAGCCTAAGAGTTGAAAATTCCGCCACTTCTTCGCAAGTAAACCGGTCAACGGGCACGCGCAGCAACAGTCCCTGTCTTTCCAGCGGCGCCACGGCAGCGTTGAATTTTTTTTGATATTCCGGTTCATTGCGGCAAGTGGCAATAACCAGAAACTTACCGGGATTATTAAGAAGCAGTTGCTTTATAAGCATAAAACTGTTAGGGTCGATCCACTGGATGTCTTCCACCAGTATAATAGTTTTTTTATTGCCAGTCACTTTACTGAGTATTCCACAGATGACTTCCTGCGCCACATTATAGTTCATCAAATCTAAATTTAAAACCGGGTCAGGAGAAGAAAACACGCTACTATCAGCCACAACCGGGAAAATATATGATACAATATGTTGCCACAAGGCAGGCAATTTAACTTGCTGCTCTTCAAGTATCTGAGCAATTTTACGAAAAACTCCATTCCACGGCTTAAATGGGTATTTTTCTTCCGCCTGATAACACTGGGCTTCAAACAACAATATACCGTCTAAGTTTATAGAGCTAACCAACTGCCGCACTAAAGCAGTCTTGCCTACCCCTTGTTCGCCAACTACCACAATAAGCGAGGATTTATCGGTTTTCTGAAACTGCCTGATACGATTCTTTAAAATAGTAAGCTGCCGTTCCCGCCCGAAGAATACTTCCCCCGGAGGTTGAGAACTGCCGGCAGGCAATGCGCTATCCATTTTTCGCTGTTGAATACGGTTATACAGGTCAGTTGTCGCCGCATCCGGTTTTATGCCCAATTCCTTGGCCAGTTTGTTCTTGAGATTGCGGTATACTTCCAGCGCTTTATTGAATGCCCGTTCTCTTTCATAGAGTTGCATTAAAGTACGATAGCTAGTTTCATTGTATTCATCAACCTGAATCAATTGCTTAAGATAGTGTTTAGCCTGTGAATACTGCTTACTGTCCAGCAAGGTAACGACAAGCTTTTTTACCCGGTTGATGTATAATTCCCGGAAACTTTCCCGCTGCCGGAGTATCCATGCTTCAAATTCTTCGGCATCTTTTAGGGCAAAACCCTCCATAAACTCGCCACGGTACAGTTCAATGCCGTTCTTACTATCCGGCCCTTCACTAGCCAAAAACATATCGGTATCAATCTCAAGGGCAAATTCCGGATTAACCAAAATAATATTTCGGCCCGGCGTCAGCAGGAATTCTTCGGCAATGAGTTTTTTCAACAGATATACTGCATTTCTAAGATTCTTTTTGGCAGTTGTATCGTCAGTATCGCTCCAAAGCAATGCAGCCAATTCATCACGGGTGGCTTGTTTTGTCAGGACCAAATAATAAAAAAGCCCCTCCAGCTTAGTAAACGGAAAGGTTATTCTTTTTCCCTGCCAGCACACCACCGGCTTTCCCAGCAGGACTACTTCCAGCTTTTTCATATTTATAACCATTCCTTTCGCTGCGCTCAAGGCACAAAACGGGATGAAACCGTTGCCATTGAGCTTATTTTATTTTAAAACTAGATTGTTGAGATTACAGGCAACTACAAATCACGTTGGGGTGAGTGTGCTGCTCCTTTCGGAGTTGACCGCATATTTATATGTGTAGATTGTCCTATCAAGCACAAATAAGTGTGCCATTAGAGCACGGAGACTTATCTTTGTATAAACAACTCGTTTATTGTTGGACAATCAGTCAATGCCTGTTTCTCTCAATAATCTTTTGCGAAGGGAGACTTGAATGTTAAAAATCGTTTATCCAATCTGTTGTGGAATTGACGTCCACAAAAAGTTTATTGTGGCGTGTATTGCTTCTACCGATAACAAAGGGGTTACCACTTACAAGTCGAAACGCTTTTCTACCTTTACCAAAGGGTTACGCGAGTTATCGGAATGGCTTCACTCTAATTCATGTACAGATGTCTGTATGGAATCTACCGGCAAGTATTGGATTCCTGTGTACAATATTTTGGAAGCCACCTGTAAAATCACATTGGCCCACCCAAAGTATGTGAAGGCTATCCGTGGCAAGAAAACCGATAAAAAGGATGCCAAATGGATTGCTGACTTATTTAAGCATGACCTCGTTGCCGGTAGCTTTATGCCGCCTCTTCCAATACGTCAGTTACGTGATTTAATGCGCTATCGTTTCAAGCTCACAAACTTTTGTTCCAGCGAAAAGAACCGGATTCAAAATTGCCTTACTGTATCAAATATCCAGCTTGCCAATGTGATATCTGATACTTTCGGTAAGAGTTCAATGAAAATCATTGACTACTTGCTTGAAAATCCTCACGACAAGGATTTCGATTTTGTTCCTCTTCTTCATGCTTCTATGCTGCGTAAGGCGGACGATATCCGTCTGGCCTTAGACGGAATGATTACACCCGAACAGCAGCAAAAAATGAATATTATTCTTCAGCATTATGACGAATTGGAAAAGTGCAAGGCCAATCTTGAATCCTTAATTCTTTCGCTTTCAGAGCCTTATGCCAAGGAACTTTCGTTAGTGTCCACTGTGCCAGGTATCAAAAACCCTTTTTCCGCTATCGCTATCATTTCGGAAATCGGTGTTGATATGTCTGTGTTCCCTACAGCCAAACACTTATGTTCTTGGGCAGGCCTGACCCCTCAAAACAACGAGAGCGCGGACAAAAAATATTCTGTGCGCATATCCCGTGCCGGTGTTTATATCAAACCACTTTTAGTGCAAATCGCTAATGCGGTTGTTAAAAGTGATAAGCACCCTGAAATCAGAGGCCGCTATTTATCCATCAAAAAGCGCCGCGGTCATAAGCGTGCTATCATAGCCATTGCACGTATGTTGCTGACCGCCATTTATCACATCCTTAAAAAAAGTGAACCTTACAATGCCGAACTCTACAAAAAGGCAGAAACTATACCACATACTCGTCAGATCACTGTAGAGCAAGCCATTCTCATAGCTCAAAGGCAAGGTTACTCGGTAATTGCGGTTTGAACATAATTATAAAACTTCTGTTATTTTTTTCAAAAACCGTCCCCTGGATGGTTTGTTTGCCATGCTCTTTTTTAGTTTATAGCTCTTGTTCCCATGGTTTCATATTTCACCACCATAAATCCGCCATAAATTACAATCACTTTCACGGCGATTTTGTGCTGCTATTGTTTTATTTTACATCATCCGCTATATTCAGACAACTTCACAAAAATTAAAAGCTTGCCATCAGTCCTTGAGCAGTTACATATTTACTTGTAAAAAATTAGGTGATGAAGTAGACTGAAATTAGGATACCAAAATATACCCTGACGGGAAACTGCCTGGCGAATAAGAAAGGACTGAAGTTATGGACGCTTTTCACTATTCCGGACTAGAAGGCAGGCAAAAACCGGAAATGATAGGTTTTGCTTGGGCGGAAATACTAATCGAACTGGAAAAAACCAGAAACAGTGTCCTAAGTCATGCCAGGTCGCAGATAAGTAATTTTTCTGATTTGCCGCTTATTTGCCAGAAGGTTTTTGCCTTAGAACTATTGTATCTGAGGATTTTTGCGGTAGATTATGCTTTGTACCAAATATGTGGTGACTCCTCCGGCCGTAACAAAATTTTTGACGTCATCCGCCAGTGCCTTGATATAAAACTAAAAAAACTCCGTCATTTATTGGGAAAAGACGTTTTCGACAAATCTTGTCTTAAACCAATTGCGCTTTGGCAGTACCAGGAAACCAATGCGCACTATATGTTTAAGATGTTATTCAACAATGAACTAAACTCACGGCTGCAAACCTATAACACCATTGCAGCTAATCCCTTTACGCAACAAGAGGACTTTTATCTGGCCTTAGGCCGGCAATATAGTCAGTTCGTTATTATAAAAGCAGTTAAGCCCGGGCAGTTAATAAGTGACGAACAACAAGCGGAAGCAATAACGCTTGCCGTAAATGAATTTCTTGGAATATCACGATGGATTGGCCGCGATCTTGATAACGTAGAAATTGATTAACATACAAACCCTGCGGCCGTTTCCCTAATGTCAGCAAATATTTCAGAATGAAATATTGAACATGCGAGAACCGCCGTTTATAAAAAGCCAAAAAGGGCTGTGGGAAAACTTAGAGTATCCGCAGCCCCTTTTTTGACTTTTATGACGTGCTATCCAGCAATATCAGAACTCCAGCATCCCAACGATTTCTTCCACGGTTTCAACAACCCGCCCTTCATGAACTTGTTCCCAGACATACTGAATGTACGGGTATAAATACTGATCTTCTTCCAGACGGGGAACTTGTTGCCGGATTAGATTATGAACAGCCCCTGTTGCCTTGCCCGGGCGCAATGGTTTGAGAAACTCTAATGCCTGAGCAGCGTGTAAAAGCTCGATTGCCAAAATGTATTCCAGCAGTCTGACCGCCTGATATGCCTTACGGGAAGCATTATAGCCCATACTGATATAATCTTCCTGGCTGGCACATGTGGGAATATTATCGATCGTGGCAGGATGAGACAATAACCGTAATTCTCCCAATAAGCCTGCCACCGTATACTGGGGCACCATAAAACCGCTGTTTAAACCTGCCTGTTCAATTAAAAACGGCGGTAGTTCGCTAACATGCCGGTTAATCATCCGTTCTATCCGCCGTTCAGACATTTTGGCCAGATTAGTCATGGCAATACAGGCTGAGTCGGCCTCAATACCCACAAACGCGCCATCGGCATTACAACCCATTAATGCTACCCCATCATGCCCCTGGGGATACACAACCGGATTATCGCAACAAGAGTTCATTTCCACTAAAATTGCCTTTACCGCGTCCTTCAACGTTTTCTTGGCCGCGCCATGCAACTGTGGCATGCACCGTAATGAAAGCGCATCCTGTAACCGGTACTCTTTATATTTGAGGGCAATTTCACTGTCTCCCAGAATTTTCAACATATTACTGCCTGTCAATATCTGGTCCTCATGCGGTCGTACCGACTGTAACCTGGGATCGAAGGCCTTGGTTGTCCCCTTTAACGCTTCCAAACTCATGGCTCCGGCAATATCGGCAGTTTTAGCGGCGTTGACGGCATCATATACAGCAAGGGCGGCCAGGGCGGTTACTGACGTTGTGCCGGAAACCAAGGCCAAGCCTTCTTTACAGCCAAGATCGACCGGCGCCATGCCCGCACTCCGCAACGCAGCCTTGCCGCTTATCATTTCTCCCTGATACCATGCCTGGCCCTCTCCTAACAACACTAACGCGATATGGGCTTCAGGCGCTAGATAGCCCACTGAACCATGACTCGGGACAACAGGGGTAATATTGTTGTTCAAAAGACCGGCAATGGTTTCCAGCAACCGCAAACTGACTCCGGAATAGCCCTGCCCCAAATTTAAGAGCATCATCAGCATGATTCCCCTGACTACTTCCGGCTCTAGCGGCTCGCCTACCGAACAAGCATGTGATCTGATAATATTTCGTTGCAATGTAACCGCATCTGCTGCGCTGATCACTTTGTCCCAATTGTCGCCAAAACCGGTGGTC is a window of Sporomusaceae bacterium ACPt DNA encoding:
- the rocR_3 gene encoding Arginine utilization regulatory protein RocR; its protein translation is MRDWEDRLLFLETMTGYIQDALYVIDKHGNELFYNNKIERFEPAHRQNMLAELLAVFKSGQPVLDKYQKYMTVDHREVHMLSSFVPIKRNGEIIAVCSINKNITEMANLLNKVIDLQGQLQHHTQTAKQSGTGATYTFSDILGTSSQIQAVIDKAKKAALGCAPVLLTGETGTGKELFAQSIHNYGQAAAEPFVAVNCAAIPETLLEGIIFGTVKGAFTGAENTPGLLEQAGGGTLFLDEVNSMSLVLQSKLLRALEEKRVRRLGDRKEIPIYCRIISATNVDCRTLLREGKMREDFYYRIAVVNLTIPPLRERSEDVLLLAENLLKRFNKIYGKRITSLAPEVASIFAAHKWPGNVRELYHVLEYAVSFGDNETVLTPNHLPDYLRNFYSPPQYFSPPANLPMSALPDILAATEKRLILNALALHKGNITKAAETLGIHRQNLQARMKKLNILKKVNFFEASSCESEF
- a CDS encoding IS110 family transposase ISGka2 encodes the protein MLKIVYPICCGIDVHKKFIVACIASTDNKGVTTYKSKRFSTFTKGLRELSEWLHSNSCTDVCMESTGKYWIPVYNILEATCKITLAHPKYVKAIRGKKTDKKDAKWIADLFKHDLVAGSFMPPLPIRQLRDLMRYRFKLTNFCSSEKNRIQNCLTVSNIQLANVISDTFGKSSMKIIDYLLENPHDKDFDFVPLLHASMLRKADDIRLALDGMITPEQQQKMNIILQHYDELEKCKANLESLILSLSEPYAKELSLVSTVPGIKNPFSAIAIISEIGVDMSVFPTAKHLCSWAGLTPQNNESADKKYSVRISRAGVYIKPLLVQIANAVVKSDKHPEIRGRYLSIKKRRGHKRAIIAIARMLLTAIYHILKKSEPYNAELYKKAETIPHTRQITVEQAILIAQRQGYSVIAV
- the hutH_2 gene encoding Histidine ammonia-lyase; this encodes MIKEITLGEKPITLEEFVAAARYGAQVSFSHGYCGRVCRSRQLVEKFLQENRVIYGVTTGFGDNWDKVISAADAVTLQRNIIRSHACSVGEPLEPEVVRGIMLMMLLNLGQGYSGVSLRLLETIAGLLNNNITPVVPSHGSVGYLAPEAHIALVLLGEGQAWYQGEMISGKAALRSAGMAPVDLGCKEGLALVSGTTSVTALAALAVYDAVNAAKTADIAGAMSLEALKGTTKAFDPRLQSVRPHEDQILTGSNMLKILGDSEIALKYKEYRLQDALSLRCMPQLHGAAKKTLKDAVKAILVEMNSCCDNPVVYPQGHDGVALMGCNADGAFVGIEADSACIAMTNLAKMSERRIERMINRHVSELPPFLIEQAGLNSGFMVPQYTVAGLLGELRLLSHPATIDNIPTCASQEDYISMGYNASRKAYQAVRLLEYILAIELLHAAQALEFLKPLRPGKATGAVHNLIRQQVPRLEEDQYLYPYIQYVWEQVHEGRVVETVEEIVGMLEF